In Phaeobacter porticola, one DNA window encodes the following:
- the clpS gene encoding ATP-dependent Clp protease adapter ClpS: protein MLLTPVMMSDNSDDDTDFGVMTKTRPKTQRPPRYKVLLLNDDYTPMEFVVMVLERFFNMTHAEAFEVMLVVHKKGVAVVGVFSHEIAETKVGQVMDFAHRHQHPLQCTMEKEE, encoded by the coding sequence ATGCTGCTTACGCCAGTCATGATGTCGGACAATTCAGATGATGACACCGACTTCGGTGTCATGACCAAAACACGGCCCAAAACGCAGCGTCCGCCGCGGTACAAGGTGCTGTTGCTGAACGACGACTACACGCCGATGGAATTTGTGGTGATGGTGTTGGAGCGTTTCTTCAACATGACCCATGCCGAGGCGTTTGAAGTAATGCTGGTCGTGCATAAAAAAGGCGTCGCGGTAGTTGGTGTCTTTAGTCATGAAATTGCGGAAACCAAGGTCGGGCAAGTCATGGATTTTGCTCACCGCCATCAGCACCCATTGCAGTGTACGATGGAAAAAGAAGAATAA
- a CDS encoding HAD family hydrolase, with amino-acid sequence MTRKLTTIGFDADDTLWHNERFFRITQDRFAELLMDHVPDALDSHTLGKRLLAAEKQNLGRYGYGVKGFTLSMIETAIEVTEARVPASVIQELITAGQMMLSYPIELLPSARAAVEAMADSHRVVLVTKGDLLDQERKLAQSGLGDLFHGVEVVSEKTPEIYVDIFAHHGDGPEHAMMVGNSMRSDVVPIIEAGGWGTYVPHGLVWEVEYAPAPNHSPRYSEITDLSALASLVAEIG; translated from the coding sequence TTGACCCGAAAATTGACAACAATTGGCTTCGATGCCGACGATACCCTCTGGCACAATGAACGATTCTTTCGCATCACGCAGGATCGCTTTGCTGAGCTGTTGATGGATCACGTTCCTGATGCGCTTGATTCTCACACCTTGGGTAAGCGGTTGCTGGCAGCGGAAAAACAGAATTTGGGGCGCTATGGCTACGGCGTAAAGGGCTTTACCCTGTCGATGATCGAAACCGCGATCGAGGTGACCGAAGCCCGTGTGCCTGCCAGCGTCATCCAAGAGCTGATTACAGCGGGCCAGATGATGTTGTCCTACCCGATTGAGCTGCTGCCAAGCGCACGGGCAGCGGTTGAAGCAATGGCCGACAGCCACCGGGTGGTGTTGGTGACTAAGGGCGACCTACTGGATCAGGAACGCAAACTGGCGCAATCGGGCCTCGGGGATCTGTTTCACGGGGTGGAAGTCGTGTCGGAAAAGACACCCGAGATATATGTCGATATTTTCGCCCACCATGGCGACGGCCCTGAACACGCAATGATGGTGGGCAATTCAATGCGCTCCGACGTGGTCCCCATCATTGAGGCCGGTGGCTGGGGCACCTATGTGCCACATGGGCTGGTCTGGGAAGTCGAATATGCCCCTGCCCCGAACCACAGCCCGCGATATTCCGAGATCACTGACCTAAGCGCACTCGCCAGTTTGGTCGCCGAGATCGGCTAG
- a CDS encoding class I SAM-dependent methyltransferase, with the protein MSVRLSLAVETGGFSVPDVGRIVVFHPSSDLDLSALPKERMLIVQPFAPDHSAFTAQGYDCVAELPSDERFAAGLVLLPRAKALMRGLFANAAAVCDGPVLVDGGKTEGIDSALKALRARTEVSTPISKAHGKAFWFNGATADLSDWQMEPSQINGGFQTAPGVFSADGIDPASALLAAALPEKLGRTVVDLGAGWGYLAAEILRCETVRTLHLVEADHNALNCARHNVSDPRAQFHWSDARAWQAPERVDCVVSNPPFHTARAAEPSLGQAFITAASGMLAPAGVLWIVANRHLPYETTLTEQFVTLDEIAGDNRFKVLRASRPRRHRR; encoded by the coding sequence ATGTCTGTTCGCCTGTCCCTGGCGGTCGAGACGGGCGGGTTCTCCGTGCCCGACGTCGGTCGTATTGTGGTGTTCCACCCCTCATCAGACCTGGATTTGTCTGCCCTTCCAAAAGAACGCATGCTGATCGTCCAGCCCTTCGCCCCAGATCATTCAGCGTTTACCGCACAAGGCTATGACTGTGTCGCCGAACTGCCCTCGGATGAACGCTTTGCCGCCGGGCTTGTTCTTCTGCCGCGGGCCAAGGCGCTGATGCGCGGTCTCTTTGCCAATGCGGCGGCTGTCTGCGATGGGCCTGTGCTGGTGGATGGTGGCAAGACCGAAGGGATCGATTCGGCGCTGAAAGCGCTGCGCGCCCGAACTGAGGTCTCAACGCCGATTTCAAAGGCGCATGGTAAGGCCTTTTGGTTCAATGGGGCGACCGCTGATCTCAGTGATTGGCAGATGGAGCCATCACAGATCAACGGCGGATTTCAGACCGCGCCGGGTGTATTTTCTGCTGATGGCATTGATCCCGCCTCTGCCCTGCTCGCAGCAGCGCTACCCGAGAAACTGGGTCGTACTGTGGTCGACCTTGGTGCTGGATGGGGGTATCTCGCGGCTGAGATCCTGAGATGTGAGACAGTGCGCACGCTTCATCTAGTGGAGGCGGATCACAATGCTCTCAATTGTGCGCGCCATAACGTCAGCGATCCGCGGGCACAGTTCCATTGGAGCGATGCGCGCGCCTGGCAGGCGCCGGAGCGGGTAGACTGCGTTGTGTCCAACCCGCCGTTTCACACCGCGCGCGCCGCCGAGCCGTCGCTGGGACAGGCCTTTATTACGGCGGCATCTGGTATGCTGGCCCCTGCAGGGGTCCTGTGGATCGTCGCCAATCGGCATTTGCCTTATGAAACCACACTGACCGAGCAATTTGTAACACTGGATGAGATCGCAGGTGATAACCGGTTCAAGGTGCTGCGCGCCAGCCGTCCCCGCCGCCACCGCCGGTGA
- a CDS encoding SDR family NAD(P)-dependent oxidoreductase — MSFSISGKTAIVTGSASGIGLAIGKQFAAAGANVMFADTDETALLSELGTQADKSNIRYFAGDLRERLTIANLLSATIDAFDEVDILVNGARQVVTTDPLDPEDESLELLLNQTLLPTMRLSQQVARRMIKQGEQRDSNGPNGAIINLSSIAARRSHPELMAYCVASAALDQLTRSLSVSLAPHRIRVNSIAFGSVMSASMQATLKDNRAFRQDIERHTPLGRIASPNELTEAAQFLASDAAAFMTGQVVTLDGGRTLLDTVAVPVH, encoded by the coding sequence ATGTCTTTTTCCATCTCTGGCAAAACGGCCATCGTCACCGGCTCGGCCAGTGGCATCGGTTTGGCAATTGGCAAGCAATTCGCAGCCGCTGGCGCCAATGTCATGTTTGCCGACACTGATGAGACTGCCTTGCTAAGCGAGTTGGGCACCCAGGCGGACAAAAGCAATATCCGTTATTTTGCAGGTGACCTGCGCGAACGCCTGACCATTGCCAATCTGCTGTCTGCGACCATAGACGCCTTTGATGAGGTCGATATCCTGGTGAATGGTGCGCGTCAGGTGGTGACGACGGACCCTCTGGATCCCGAGGATGAGTCGCTTGAATTGCTGCTGAACCAGACATTGCTGCCCACCATGCGCCTATCGCAGCAGGTGGCACGCCGCATGATCAAACAGGGTGAGCAGCGGGACAGCAACGGTCCAAATGGGGCGATCATCAATCTGTCGTCCATCGCCGCCCGCCGCTCTCATCCTGAACTTATGGCCTATTGCGTTGCCTCTGCTGCGCTGGATCAGCTGACCCGATCGTTGTCCGTCTCTCTGGCGCCCCATCGGATTCGGGTGAATTCGATTGCGTTCGGCTCAGTCATGAGCGCGTCTATGCAGGCCACGCTCAAGGACAACCGTGCCTTCCGGCAGGACATCGAGCGCCATACGCCGCTGGGGCGGATCGCCTCTCCCAATGAATTGACCGAGGCGGCGCAGTTTCTGGCCTCGGATGCCGCCGCGTTTATGACTGGACAGGTTGTTACGTTGGATGGGGGGCGGACGCTTCTGGACACTGTAGCGGTGCCGGTCCACTAA